A stretch of Lactuca sativa cultivar Salinas chromosome 6, Lsat_Salinas_v11, whole genome shotgun sequence DNA encodes these proteins:
- the LOC111914115 gene encoding protein PHOX1, whose protein sequence is MGKPTGKKKLQAGVEKVVKQNKAERSSKQIDEDTAVFIQMSQELKEEGNKLFQKRDNEGAMLKYEKALKLLPGNHIDVASLRTNMAGCYMQMGIGEYPRAIHECNLALEVAPKYSKALLKRAKCYETLNKFEWALRDVRLVLGMEPNNVTAHEIEDSVKKAIQGKGLKLEDIEAVLSHESNDPSAVKVVKVLKEKPKRRKNIRVDRKDVENGNNSKIEEVTESKSEESKEIKGEDAKDRKNKVKRVRDKRANHVEEKKVEGTNGIKEEIVATRTVKLVLGDDIRSAQLPSDCSIGFVREIVWDRFPGLEGILIKYKDQEGDLITITTTSELRLAEASSDPQGSLRLYLVEVSPDKEPSYEGFTNDGFHNTNSLKSSVSENGNIGQMSQISQIKEVEKVTTCVEDWIVRFARMFKDHVGFESDSYLDLHELGMDVYAEAIEETVTTEDAQKLFDIAGGKFQEMAALGLFNWGNVHMNKARKWVIFAEDGTNESKHEKVKTGYEWAEKEYVKAGRRYEEALKIKPDFFEGFLALGQQQFEQAKLSWSYAVGTKTSLDAKILELYNKAEDSMEHGMQIWEELEEQRLNGLSLYDKYRDDLVKLGLEGFLKEVSTDEAAEQAAHLRSQMYILWGTLLYERSVVEFKMDLSAWEESLAASVEKFELAGASPTDLAVIIKNHCSNGTASAGLGFKIDEIVQAWNEMYEVKRWQTGVPSFRLEPLFRRRVSKLHSHMEMEHH, encoded by the coding sequence ATGGGGAAACCTACGGGTAAGAAGAAGTTACAGGCTGGAGTTGAGAAAGTTGTGAAACAGAACAAAGCAGAACGAAGTTCGAAACAAATCGATGAAGATACAGCTGTCTTCATTCAAATGTCTCAGGAGTTGAAGGAAGAAGGGAATAAACTGTTCCAAAAGCGTGATAACGAGGGGGCGATGTTGAAATATGAAAAGGCCCTAAAGTTATTACCTGGAAATCATATAGATGTTGCTTCTTTACGAACGAATATGGCTGGTTGTTATATGCAGATGGGTATTGGGGAGTATCCAAGAGCAATACACGAATGCAATTTAGCTCTTGAAGTTGCTCCTAAGTACAGCAAGGCTTTGTTGAAGAGAGCTAAGTGCTATGAAACTTTGAATAAGTTTGAATGGGCATTGAGAGATGTTAGACTTGTGTTGGGTATGGAGCCTAACAATGTCACAGCTCATGAGATTGAAGATTCAGTTAAAAAGGCAATTCAAGGAAAGGGGCTGAAACTTGAAGACATTGAAGCTGTTCTATCACATGAATCTAATGATCCTTCTGCAGTGAAGGTTGTCAAAGTGCTGAAAGAGAAGCCGAAAAGAAGGAAGAACATTAGGGTTGACAGAAAAGATGTTGAAAATGGCAATAACAGCAAGATTGAAGAAGTTACAGAAAGCAAGAGTGAAGAATCCAAGGAAATCAAAGGTGAAGATGCTAAGGACAGAAAGAACAAGGTTAAGAGAGTTAGGGACAAAAGGGCCAATCATGTTGAAGAGAAGAAGGTTGAGGGTACAAATGGTATAAAAGAAGAAATAGTTGCCACAAGGACAGTGAAGTTGGTGCTTGGAGATGACATAAGGTCAGCACAATTACCTTCTGATTGCAGCATTGGTTTTGTAAGGGAGATAGTGTGGGATCGTTTTCCTGGTTTAGAAGGTATTCTTATAAAATACAAAGATCAAGAAGGCGATTTGATTACTATCACAACTACATCTGAATTGAGGTTAGCTGAAGCTTCAAGTGATCCTCAAGGCTCTTTGAGACTATACTTAGTAGAAGTTAGTCCAGATAAAGAGCCATCATACGAAGGGTTCACAAATGATGGATTCCACAACACCAATAGCTTAAAATCTAGTGTTTCAGAGAACGGAAACATTGGACAAATGTCACAAATCTCACAAATCAAGGAAGTAGAGAAAGTCACAACATGTGTAGAGGACTGGATTGTCCGATTTGCAAGAATGTTCAAAGATCATGTGGGATTTGAATCTGATTCATATTTGGATCTTCATGAGCTAGGAATGGATGTATATGCAGAAGCAATTGAAGAAACTGTCACCACTGAAGATGCCCAAAAGCTTTTTGATATTGCAGGAGGAAAGTTCCAAGAAATGGCTGCTTTAGGGTTGTTCAATTGGGGGAATGTTCACATGAACAAAGCAAGAAAGTGGGTTATCTTTGCAGAAGATGGAACGAACGAATCAAAACATGAAAAGGTGAAAACAGGATACGAATGGGCAGAAAAGGAATATGTAAAAGCAGGAAGAAGATATGAAGAAGCTCTAAAGATCAAACCTGATTTTTTCGAAGGGTTTCTTGCACTTGGTCAACAACAGTTTGAACAAGCAAAGCTTTCATGGAGTTATGCAGTTGGAacaaaaacaagtttagatgCAAAAATCTTGGAGCTTTACAATAAAGCTGAAGACAGCATGGAACATGGAATGCAGATTTGGGAAGAGCTGGAAGAACAAAGGCTGAATGGATTGAGTTTGTATGATAAGTATAGGGACGATTTGGTAAAATTGGGATTGGAGGGGTTCTTGAAAGAAGTGTCTACTGATGAAGCTGCTGAACAGGCTGCTCATTTGAGATCTCAGATGTATATTTTATGGGGGACTTTGCTTTATGAAAGATCTGTTGTTGAATTCAAAATGGATTTGTCAGCATGGGAAGAATCTTTAGCTGCTTCTGTTGAAAAATTTGAGCTTGCGGGTGCATCACCAACAGATCTTGCAGTAATTATAAAGAATCACTGCTCAAATGGAACAGCTTCTGCAG
- the LOC111914084 gene encoding uncharacterized mitochondrial protein AtMg00810-like encodes MTPPPRIQHRSGEVCRLHKALYGLKKAPRAWFDKFSTFITSIGFVQSNHDSDLFVRCLSAGRILLSLYMDDMIITCDDHGGIESLKHDLARRFAMKDLGLLCYFLGIEVAQSKKEYLLSQTKYISDLFTRAGLSDNRTIDTPLETNARYSHTDGVPLYDLNLYRTVVGSLVYLTVTRPDIAHAVHVVSQFVTAPTSVHWGVVLRILRYLRGTQFQTLLFPSTSSLELRTYSDVDWDGDRHDRKSTTGFCVFLGESLISWKSKKQDAVSRSSTKAEYRAMAVTTCEIIWLRWLLADMGVYIYSPTPLHCDNKSAI; translated from the coding sequence ATGACCCCTCCTCCAAGAATTCAGCACCGATCGGGGGAGGTTTGTCGGCTTCACAAAGCTTTGTATGGGCTCAAGAAAGCCCCACGTGCTTGGTTTGATAAATTCTCCACATTTATTACCTCTATTGGATTTGTCCAGAGTAATCACGATTCTGATCTGTTTGTTAGATGCTTGAGTGCAGGACGGATTCTTCTGTCCTTATATATGGATGACATGATTATTACATGTGATGACCATGGTGGTATTGAGTCTTTGAAGCATGATCTAGCTCGTCGAtttgctatgaaggatttggGCTTGCTGTGTTATTTCTTGGGTATTGAGGTCGCTCAGTCTAAGAAAGAGTACCTTCTTTCCCAGACTAAATATATATCTGACTTGTTTACACGGGCGGGACTTTCTGACAATCGGACTATTGATACCCCTCTTGAAACCAATGCACGATACTCTCATACTGATGGTGTTCCTTTGTATGATCTGAATCTTTATCGCACTGTGGTGGGAAGTTTGGTTTATCTCACAGTCACTCGTCCAGATATTGCTCATGCTGTTCATGTTGTCAGTCAGTTTGTTACTGCACCTACCTCTGTTCATTGGGGAGTTGTTCTTCGTATTCTGAGATATCTTCGTGGCACTCAGTTTCAGACTCTCTTGTTTCCCTCGACGTCTTCTCTTGAGTTACGTACCTATAGTGATGTTGATTGGGATGGTGATCGTCATGATCGTAAGTCTACCACTGGATTTTGTGTATTTCTTGGAGAGTCTCTTATTTCATGGAAGAGCAAGAAACAAGATGCTGTCTCTAGATCTTCCACGAAGGCTGAATATCGTGCTATGGCTGTAACTACATGCGAGATTATCTGGTTACGGTGGCTGCTTGCGGATATGGGAGTTTACATTTATTCACCTACTCCCTTGCATTGTGATAATAAAAGTGCGATATAA